A stretch of Hydrogenothermus marinus DNA encodes these proteins:
- a CDS encoding winged helix-turn-helix domain-containing protein, with protein MKKRKIKYRVWLEEDGEIIIGIGRDELLKQIEETGSIRKAAENVGISYKKALEYIKAMEKRTGKKLVETFRGGKEGGGARLTPYAKKLSQEFEDIKSKFDKLVKTLEKNG; from the coding sequence ATGAAGAAAAGAAAAATTAAATATAGAGTTTGGCTTGAAGAAGATGGTGAGATAATTATAGGTATTGGTAGAGATGAGCTTTTAAAACAGATAGAGGAAACTGGTTCAATAAGAAAAGCAGCAGAAAATGTTGGTATATCTTATAAGAAAGCTCTTGAATATATAAAAGCAATGGAAAAAAGAACAGGGAAAAAACTTGTTGAAACATTTAGAGGAGGAAAAGAAGGAGGAGGTGCAAGATTAACTCCTTATGCAAAAAAACTTTCACAGGAGTTTGAAGATATAAAATCTAAATTTGATAAGCTAGTAAAAACATTAGAAAAAAATGGATAA
- a CDS encoding tetratricopeptide repeat protein, translating into MSLIIEALKKLKRKDKANNENTVLPPNLKKEDNRIFLQKYKNLLILTGLVVITGIFALLGLEFLKSETKQTYLSNANNTYQKYKTLGINDNSKNNTNIQNNIKTKEVNNTLEMEKKEDLQQNKSLKTTEKEDNVKIENKQSSISNNKKLSVKPPISPNNKNINKISNQDLIKSFQSVPPPIVKKERTESELWEHIYLADSYIRNNQIEKAIKEYEFVLNNRFYDKVASNLVYLLIVNGDIEKLQQAISKYKIYEKPKIFTKTVALLLKFQKFSTAEEILNKYCQKNQKYLCLYLKGLFYEKTGHLKDALTYYEKAYKMRPNDSLIAYSYARILDIKGNYEKAVNIYKEILSLDISDNLRKIVKNRINVLKIYGIR; encoded by the coding sequence ATGAGCTTAATAATAGAAGCTTTAAAAAAATTAAAAAGAAAAGATAAAGCAAATAATGAAAATACTGTATTACCTCCTAATTTAAAAAAAGAAGATAATCGTATTTTTCTACAAAAATATAAAAATTTACTTATTTTAACAGGTTTAGTTGTAATTACAGGTATTTTTGCTTTATTAGGATTAGAATTTTTAAAATCAGAAACAAAGCAAACTTATTTAAGCAATGCTAATAATACTTACCAAAAATATAAAACATTAGGAATTAATGATAATAGTAAAAATAATACTAACATTCAAAATAATATAAAAACAAAGGAAGTTAATAATACTCTTGAGATGGAAAAGAAAGAGGATTTACAACAAAATAAAAGCTTAAAAACAACTGAAAAAGAAGATAATGTAAAAATTGAAAATAAACAATCATCAATATCAAACAATAAAAAACTATCTGTAAAACCCCCTATATCACCTAATAATAAAAATATAAATAAAATCTCAAATCAGGATTTAATTAAGAGTTTCCAATCAGTCCCTCCACCAATAGTAAAAAAAGAAAGAACAGAATCGGAGCTTTGGGAACATATATATTTGGCTGATAGCTATATAAGAAATAATCAAATAGAAAAAGCAATAAAAGAATATGAATTTGTTTTAAATAACAGGTTTTACGATAAAGTAGCCTCTAATTTAGTATATTTATTAATAGTTAATGGAGATATAGAAAAATTACAGCAAGCAATTAGTAAATATAAAATTTATGAAAAGCCAAAAATATTTACAAAAACAGTAGCTCTTTTACTCAAATTTCAAAAATTTTCTACAGCAGAAGAAATATTAAATAAATATTGTCAGAAAAATCAAAAATATTTATGTTTATATTTAAAAGGTTTATTTTATGAGAAAACTGGACATTTAAAAGATGCTTTAACTTATTATGAAAAGGCATATAAAATGAGGCCAAATGATAGTTTAATAGCTTACTCTTATGCAAGAATATTAGATATAAAAGGAAATTATGAAAAAGCCGTTAATATATATAAAGAGATATTAAGTTTAGATATAAGTGATAATTTAAGAAAGATAGTAAAAAATAGGATTAATGTTTTAAAGATATACGGAATTAGATAA
- the rfaE2 gene encoding D-glycero-beta-D-manno-heptose 1-phosphate adenylyltransferase: MDYLRKIENWKKEGKKIVFTNGCFDIIHAGHVDYLEKAKALGDILVVGLNSDSSIKRIKGKDRPINPQEYRKKVLQALKPVDLVIIFDEDTPERLIKEVKPDILVKGGDYTINTIVGADFVMSYGGKVKTIDFVYDISTTKILEKARSKQ, encoded by the coding sequence ATGGATTATTTAAGAAAAATTGAAAACTGGAAAAAAGAAGGTAAAAAAATAGTTTTTACAAATGGATGTTTTGATATAATCCATGCTGGACATGTTGATTATTTAGAAAAAGCAAAAGCATTAGGAGATATTTTAGTAGTAGGATTAAACTCAGACAGTTCTATTAAAAGAATTAAAGGCAAAGATAGACCTATAAATCCACAAGAATATAGAAAAAAAGTATTACAAGCTTTAAAACCTGTAGATTTAGTAATAATATTTGATGAAGATACACCAGAAAGATTGATAAAAGAAGTAAAGCCAGATATTTTAGTAAAAGGTGGAGATTATACAATTAATACAATAGTTGGAGCTGATTTTGTTATGTCTTATGGAGGAAAAGTAAAAACTATAGATTTTGTGTATGATATTTCAACAACAAAAATTCTTGAAAAAGCAAGGAGCAAACAATAA
- the pgsA gene encoding CDP-diacylglycerol--glycerol-3-phosphate 3-phosphatidyltransferase, with product MPNWLTIFRIFLVPIFIIFIGYNRPLYALIVFIIAGLTDALDGYIARKFNMITNLGKILDPIADKTLLVSAYIFIYNSHLEIKFPYWLVVIIISRDIYLLAGTAFIYFFKGSVKVKPSFFGKATTFFQILSVIAVLLANIFIYSTYILDIIFYITAGFTLLSAILYTRYGLNQL from the coding sequence ATTCCTAACTGGCTTACTATTTTTAGGATATTTCTTGTACCTATTTTTATAATTTTTATAGGCTATAATAGACCTTTATATGCTCTTATAGTTTTTATTATTGCAGGACTTACAGATGCTTTAGACGGATATATTGCAAGAAAATTTAATATGATAACAAACCTAGGTAAGATTTTAGATCCAATAGCTGATAAAACCTTGCTTGTATCTGCATATATATTTATTTATAACTCTCATTTGGAGATTAAATTTCCATATTGGTTAGTTGTAATTATAATTAGTAGAGATATTTATTTACTTGCTGGTACCGCTTTTATCTATTTTTTCAAAGGAAGCGTAAAAGTTAAACCTTCTTTTTTTGGTAAAGCTACAACTTTTTTTCAGATATTATCTGTAATAGCTGTTCTTTTAGCTAATATTTTTATTTATTCTACATATATATTAGATATAATATTTTATATTACTGCAGGATTTACTTTATTGTCAGCAATTTTATATACAAGATATGGTTTAAATCAGCTTTAA
- a CDS encoding hotdog domain-containing protein, with the protein MNIKTHNRINQTLSGKPIKIEGKKTAEVLLETTESMIADDFGLIHGGFIFSAADYCAMLTINHPNVVLAKSEVKFLKPVKVGEKVLFKSNVLKQENNKFEIEVNGYKNDDKIFTGRFYCVITKNHVLKNG; encoded by the coding sequence ATGAATATTAAAACCCATAATAGAATAAATCAAACACTATCGGGAAAACCTATAAAAATAGAAGGCAAAAAAACAGCAGAAGTTTTACTTGAAACTACTGAAAGTATGATTGCTGATGATTTTGGCTTAATACATGGAGGTTTCATATTTTCTGCCGCTGATTATTGTGCTATGCTGACTATAAATCATCCGAATGTAGTATTAGCTAAATCTGAAGTTAAATTTTTAAAACCTGTAAAAGTAGGAGAAAAAGTTTTATTTAAAAGTAATGTTTTAAAACAAGAAAATAATAAGTTTGAAATAGAAGTTAACGGATATAAAAATGATGACAAAATATTTACAGGAAGATTTTACTGTGTAATAACAAAAAATCATGTTTTAAAAAATGGCTAA
- the mshL gene encoding pilus (MSHA type) biogenesis protein MshL — translation MDLYYKVKVLGIFSLILTFMFAGCSTKNTAKTVEINQQKQFKTNSQQSSYIYENNQPKHIPPPPSPTDLITGYEKIDPLKEKRITINAINAPLKQVLYSIANDLGMNLVVSPDVDINQQITLNLNNVIAKDALDIIRDLADISYKEKNNILYIKSTETKIFYIPYIQALSSYNVDLGGDVLGSIGTSGGGGFGRQVGGVGGYGGGGYSSGGTLTGNFSLKYEKDTDLGDFYSQFEENIKNLLSNNGKYTFNRMTGTLIVTDKVKNIKRIEKFLQKLKKELQKQVLIEAKIVEVYLNDSWSYGIDWSALFAKTFGDNRTITLSQTLALPNSAGQLVVTGLHFNAILNALAQTGKVETLSSPRIRVLNGQNALISTGTVTPYWEKQINTLATTGTSQQQVTYVRSSVLDGILLGVSPFINDDGTITLNIIPVSTKIRGEKQLLDNNQVVAQAPIIELKEAGTVVRVEDGNTVIIGGLISTDKQTDEKKVPLLGDIPYVGNLFKQKSVSKQKKELIIFLIPRIIKGVE, via the coding sequence ATGGATTTATATTATAAAGTAAAGGTTTTAGGTATATTTAGCTTAATATTAACTTTTATGTTTGCAGGATGTAGTACTAAAAATACTGCTAAAACTGTAGAAATTAATCAGCAAAAGCAGTTTAAAACCAATTCACAACAAAGTTCTTATATATATGAAAATAATCAACCTAAGCATATACCACCGCCTCCTTCACCAACAGATTTAATTACTGGATATGAAAAAATAGATCCTCTAAAAGAAAAAAGAATTACTATAAATGCTATAAATGCTCCTTTAAAGCAAGTTTTATACTCAATTGCAAATGATTTAGGTATGAATCTTGTAGTTTCCCCTGATGTAGATATAAACCAGCAGATAACTTTAAATCTAAATAATGTTATTGCAAAAGATGCACTTGATATAATTAGAGATTTAGCAGATATAAGTTATAAAGAAAAAAATAATATCCTATATATAAAATCTACAGAAACAAAAATATTTTATATCCCTTATATTCAGGCTTTATCAAGCTATAATGTTGATTTAGGAGGAGATGTTCTTGGGAGTATAGGTACAAGTGGAGGTGGTGGTTTTGGTAGACAAGTTGGAGGTGTAGGAGGATATGGTGGTGGAGGATATAGTAGTGGTGGGACATTAACAGGAAATTTTTCTTTGAAATATGAAAAAGATACTGATTTAGGTGATTTTTATAGTCAGTTTGAAGAAAATATAAAAAATCTTCTCTCAAACAATGGTAAATACACTTTTAATAGAATGACTGGTACATTAATTGTTACGGACAAAGTTAAGAATATAAAAAGAATTGAAAAATTTTTACAAAAATTAAAAAAAGAACTGCAAAAACAGGTATTAATTGAAGCAAAAATAGTAGAGGTTTATCTAAATGATAGTTGGAGTTATGGAATAGATTGGTCAGCTTTATTTGCTAAAACTTTTGGAGATAACAGAACTATAACATTAAGCCAAACATTAGCTTTACCTAATTCAGCAGGACAATTAGTAGTTACTGGACTTCATTTTAATGCAATATTAAATGCTCTTGCACAAACAGGAAAAGTTGAGACATTATCAAGTCCAAGGATTAGAGTTTTAAATGGCCAAAATGCTCTTATATCTACAGGAACAGTAACACCTTACTGGGAAAAACAGATAAATACATTAGCTACAACAGGAACTTCTCAACAGCAAGTAACTTATGTAAGATCTTCAGTTTTAGATGGTATCCTTTTAGGAGTTTCACCATTTATAAATGATGATGGAACTATTACATTGAATATAATTCCTGTTTCAACAAAAATAAGAGGAGAAAAACAGCTTTTAGATAATAATCAGGTAGTAGCTCAGGCACCAATAATAGAGCTTAAAGAAGCTGGAACTGTAGTAAGAGTAGAAGATGGAAACACTGTAATAATAGGTGGACTTATAAGTACTGATAAACAAACTGATGAGAAAAAAGTACCTTTACTTGGAGATATTCCTTATGTTGGCAATTTATTTAAACAAAAATCTGTATCAAAACAGAAAAAAGAGTTAATAATATTTCTAATACCTCGCATTATTAAGGGTGTAGAATGA
- a CDS encoding putative Ig domain-containing protein, with amino-acid sequence MNKIKGFSLIELAMILVIIGILLSIGVTTFSVLTKKAKYEESKEIVNAAVEGIISYANTHKRLPSNSDELLQAVKRNKDAYTKELLYIYDETASNSCGVNSTNIIIHICKDATCSSFQEIQNVAFLVVSGGANYNIQTGNSSLSIVEQPPSKPFWVVKVSSATTINVYDYGTKNIDNFPSDMNRPEDYDDIVKWVNVYELQTKASLGCQPLHIITENPLPEATEGQSYNYQLQAEGGKPPYTWTGSIGHGLTLNSDGSISGTLDKCINGDITFTVAVTDDAGYSVSKDFTIPVKHIPVEITTTSLPSTLQGSSYNAQVYATGGDGTYTFSGTIGNCSTNANLLNGLTIGSDGKITGTIGTDSNNTCDADTCSITITASSCGGSRTDTKILPLIVNDPDCSTAGGGSGSGSGGSSGGGSSGGSSGSSCIPGCFNNVDFFCDGSEIALFKLDGNANDASGTYNGTISGRVSWVTGKFGQAAKSRGGKINIPLNYSGNIITISFWAKWSGRNSVMPIGFYLYDLWLPSRSGPFGFNTSNSDVYGISWNPFSTTRWVHVVAEFHEGDVTADKLWINGNPQALSKQQGRPLNSYATLGDKFHIFGWGADNRYNKFGSIDQVRIFNRALTDSEVQQLYNPNMSCP; translated from the coding sequence ATGAATAAAATAAAAGGCTTTTCATTAATAGAACTTGCAATGATTTTAGTTATAATAGGTATTTTACTATCTATTGGTGTAACTACCTTTAGTGTATTAACAAAAAAAGCTAAATATGAAGAAAGTAAGGAAATTGTAAATGCAGCAGTAGAAGGAATAATAAGTTATGCAAACACTCATAAACGCCTTCCTTCAAACTCAGATGAATTATTACAGGCAGTAAAAAGAAATAAAGATGCTTATACAAAAGAACTTTTATATATTTATGATGAAACTGCTTCTAATTCTTGTGGGGTAAATAGCACAAATATCATTATTCATATTTGTAAAGATGCAACATGTTCTTCATTTCAAGAAATACAAAATGTGGCATTTTTGGTTGTTAGTGGTGGTGCTAATTATAATATTCAAACTGGTAATTCTTCTCTTTCTATAGTAGAACAACCACCTTCTAAACCTTTTTGGGTAGTAAAAGTTTCTTCTGCTACAACAATAAATGTTTATGATTATGGAACAAAGAATATAGATAATTTCCCATCTGATATGAATAGACCTGAAGATTATGATGATATAGTAAAATGGGTAAATGTTTATGAATTACAAACTAAGGCATCTTTAGGTTGTCAACCTTTACATATAATTACAGAAAATCCTCTGCCAGAGGCAACAGAAGGACAATCCTATAATTATCAACTTCAGGCTGAAGGTGGAAAGCCTCCTTATACTTGGACTGGCAGTATTGGACATGGATTAACTTTAAATTCTGATGGCTCTATATCTGGCACCCTTGATAAATGTATAAATGGAGATATTACATTTACGGTAGCAGTAACAGATGATGCTGGATATAGTGTATCAAAAGATTTTACTATACCTGTGAAACATATACCTGTTGAAATTACTACTACTTCTTTACCTTCTACTTTACAAGGGTCTTCTTATAATGCTCAAGTTTATGCTACAGGTGGAGATGGGACTTATACCTTTTCAGGGACTATAGGAAATTGTAGCACTAACGCTAACTTATTAAATGGATTAACTATTGGATCTGATGGAAAGATAACAGGAACTATTGGCACAGATTCAAATAATACTTGTGATGCTGATACCTGCTCTATAACTATAACTGCATCTTCTTGTGGTGGAAGTAGGACAGATACAAAAATACTTCCTTTAATTGTAAATGATCCTGACTGCTCTACTGCAGGAGGCGGCTCTGGTAGTGGGTCTGGTGGTAGTAGTGGCGGTGGTAGTAGTGGTGGTAGCAGTGGTAGTAGCTGTATACCTGGATGTTTTAATAATGTGGATTTTTTCTGTGATGGTAGCGAAATAGCATTATTTAAACTTGATGGAAATGCCAATGACGCAAGTGGAACTTATAATGGGACTATATCTGGTCGTGTAAGCTGGGTGACAGGTAAATTTGGACAAGCGGCCAAATCAAGAGGTGGAAAAATAAATATTCCTTTAAATTATTCAGGAAATATAATTACAATATCATTTTGGGCAAAATGGAGCGGAAGAAATAGTGTAATGCCTATTGGATTTTACTTATATGATTTGTGGTTGCCATCTCGCTCAGGACCTTTTGGTTTTAATACTTCAAATAGTGATGTATATGGAATAAGCTGGAATCCATTTAGCACTACACGATGGGTTCATGTCGTTGCAGAGTTCCACGAAGGAGATGTTACCGCAGATAAACTATGGATAAATGGTAATCCACAAGCTCTATCTAAACAACAAGGAAGACCTCTTAACTCTTATGCTACATTAGGAGATAAGTTCCATATTTTCGGATGGGGAGCTGATAATAGGTATAACAAATTTGGTTCAATAGACCAAGTTCGTATATTTAACCGTGCTTTAACAGATTCAGAAGTTCAACAACTTTACAATCCGAATATGTCCTGTCCATAG
- a CDS encoding ExeA family protein yields the protein MRDDFFKFFGLRENPFKLTPDPRYYFLSKKHEEAIYALQYLYQSEEGFAVIIGEPGTGKTLTVRKFIDELSRKSKYPQETEVAYILFPNLSPEELFLAILEDLKLNIPDNNQNISKNKLFSIFRDYLIQKKNEGKKVFIIIDEAQNLPIETLEELRILSNLETENEKLLQILLLGQPELEKKLNDPRLRQLKQRITLFIKLEPLNEKEIEDYIKFRISKATDKPIDIDKKAVKLIEKYSKGIPRIINQIMDRALIAAYMEEKRKVSIEEIKAAIKSLNLTLKEKDSKILKITIPVFSFFIIIFLIVAYGNKEIFIDKNKSKIEISENSKQTKNLQNIPQENEEKQIEKKYYILYLLATPNIEEAKAKKTKFEKMLNRKIYLLQVKDGKYYALALLFEDFEKAKKEKEYIKSKLNKKDIFLTKKKYSPVILEY from the coding sequence ATGAGAGATGATTTTTTTAAATTTTTTGGCTTAAGAGAAAATCCTTTTAAGTTAACGCCTGATCCTAGATATTATTTTTTGTCTAAAAAACATGAAGAAGCTATTTATGCTTTGCAATATTTATATCAATCAGAAGAAGGATTTGCAGTAATAATTGGGGAGCCAGGGACAGGAAAAACATTAACAGTTAGAAAATTTATAGATGAACTATCACGTAAATCAAAATATCCACAAGAAACAGAAGTTGCATATATTTTATTTCCTAATTTATCACCTGAAGAACTATTTTTAGCAATTTTAGAAGATTTAAAATTAAATATTCCAGATAATAATCAAAATATTTCAAAAAATAAACTTTTTTCAATTTTTAGAGATTATTTAATCCAGAAAAAAAATGAAGGAAAAAAAGTATTTATAATAATAGATGAAGCTCAAAATCTTCCTATTGAAACCTTAGAAGAATTAAGAATTTTATCTAATTTAGAGACAGAAAATGAAAAACTTCTTCAGATATTGCTTTTAGGACAACCGGAACTTGAGAAAAAACTAAATGATCCAAGATTAAGACAGTTAAAACAAAGAATAACCTTATTTATAAAGTTAGAACCTTTAAATGAAAAGGAGATTGAAGATTATATAAAATTTAGAATATCAAAAGCTACAGATAAACCTATAGATATTGATAAAAAAGCAGTTAAGTTAATAGAAAAATATTCAAAAGGAATTCCAAGAATTATAAATCAAATAATGGATAGAGCTTTAATAGCAGCATATATGGAGGAAAAGAGGAAAGTATCAATAGAGGAAATTAAGGCTGCTATAAAAAGCTTAAATCTAACTTTAAAGGAAAAAGATTCTAAAATACTTAAAATAACTATTCCTGTATTTTCTTTTTTTATAATTATTTTTTTAATAGTTGCATATGGTAATAAAGAGATATTTATTGATAAAAATAAATCAAAGATAGAAATATCTGAAAATTCAAAGCAAACAAAAAATTTACAAAATATACCCCAAGAAAATGAGGAAAAGCAGATAGAAAAAAAATACTACATTCTATATTTATTAGCTACACCAAATATAGAAGAAGCAAAAGCAAAAAAGACAAAATTTGAAAAAATGCTAAATAGAAAAATTTATTTACTTCAAGTAAAAGATGGAAAATATTATGCATTAGCTTTATTATTTGAAGATTTTGAAAAAGCAAAAAAAGAGAAAGAATACATAAAATCTAAACTAAATAAAAAAGATATATTCTTAACAAAGAAAAAATATAGTCCTGTAATATTAGAGTACTAA